Proteins encoded by one window of Arachis hypogaea cultivar Tifrunner chromosome 1, arahy.Tifrunner.gnm2.J5K5, whole genome shotgun sequence:
- the LOC112719345 gene encoding uncharacterized protein: MGATLFHRSILEVRLPKHFDKPTDMRYDGTQDPLEHLTAFEARMNQEGVGDEVRCRAFPVTLAGPAIRWFNGFPQGSIYEFSDISRAFLAQFTTRIAKTKHPINLLGITQRPGEPTRKYLDRFNDECLEINGLTDSVASLCLTNGLLNEDFQKHLTTKLVWTMHEIQTVAKEYINDEEVSQVVAANKWHSSYNPPRQQGNGERQKEQARDGGPSKAPRPFPRIGKFTNYTLLTLPIMEVYQQIAEKGILSKPRPLKDHSGGNKSLYCDYHKGYGHQTQDCFDLKDALEQAIRDGKLTKFSHLIREPRR, from the coding sequence ATGGGCGCCACCCTATTCCACCGATCCATCCTCGAAGTTCGGTTGCCGAAGcacttcgacaaaccaacggacatgaggtatgatGGAACCCAAGACCCTCTGGAACACctcacggccttcgaggccagaatgAATCAGGAGGGAGTAGGAGACGAGGTGAGGTGCCGGGCCTTCCCGGTCACCCTGGCAGGGCCTGCGATCCGGTGGTTTAACGGCTTCCCACAAGGATCCATCTACGAGTTTTCGGACATTAGCCGTGCCTTCTTAGCCCAATTCACAACACGAATAGCAAAGACTAAGCACCCGATCAACCTACTTGGGATAACCCAAAGGCCCGGGGAGCCGACCAGAAAATACCTGGACCGGTTCAACGATGAATGCTTAGAAATCAACGGCTtaaccgactcggtggccagCCTCTGTCTGACGAACGGCCTCCTCAACGAGGACTTCCAAAAACACCTCACCACGAAACTTGTTTGGACGATGCACGAGATCCAAACTGTAGCTAAGGAATACATAAATGATGAGGAAGTCAGCCaagtcgtggctgccaataaatGGCACTCCTCCTACAATCCACCTAGGCAACAAGGTAATGGAGAAAGACAGAAGGAGCAAGCCAGAGATGGAGGGCCGAGCAAGGCACCCAGACCGTTTCCCCGGATCGGAAAATTTACTAACTACACTCTGCTCACTCTTCCCATCATGGAAGTTTATCAGCAAATAGCCGAGAAAGGAATCttgtcgaagccccgaccactcaAGGATCATAGTGGGGGAAACAAGAGCCTCTACTGTGACTACCACAAGGGCTATGGGCACCAAACACAGGACTGCTTTGACTTGAAAGACGCACTAGAACAAGCGATAAGGGACGGTAAACTAACAAAATTCTCCCATCTTATAAGGGAGCCGAGGAGATGA